The following is a genomic window from uncultured Hyphomonas sp..
CCGCCGAACCCGTCTGCGTGACCGACGATGTATTTCGTCATCGCCTGCACGACGATGTCGGCGCCAAGTTCCAGCGGCTTCAGGAAATAGCCGGCGCCCCAGGTGTTGTCCGCAATCGTGGTGACGCCGCGCTCACGGGCAGCGGCAGTGATCGCCGGAATGTCGGAGACTTCAAATGTGAGGGAGCCGGGCGATTCGATGAAGATCGCCTGCGTTTCCGGGCGGATCATGTCGGCGATCCCGGCGCCGATGCGCGGATCGTAACGGGTGGCCGAGACGCCCATATATTTCAGGCGGCGTTCGCAGAAGCGTGCCGTCGGTCCATAGGCACTGTCGGGGAACAGGATGTGACCGCCAGACTCGACGCAGGATGCAATCGCAAGCGCGCACGCCTGCAAGCCATTGGCAGCCAGCCGCACATGGGTGCCGCCTTCCAGTTCGCAGAGCGCCGCTTCCAGTTCGCGGTGAACGCCGAGGCCCATCCGGCCATAGCCGGGCTTGGAATCGTAGAGCGCCTTTTCCGTTTTGAACAGGACGGTGGACGCGCGCTCCACGGGCGGGTTGACCGTGACGCTGCCGAGCCGCGCACCGCGCGTGTGGATGATCCGCGTTTCGGGCCGTTTCATGCCGCGCCTGTTGCCACCGGGCGGGAGGGATCGGAGGCCCATTCGGTCCATGAACCATCATAGACCGAGACGTCCCAGTTCCCGAGCCGGGCATAGCCGAGCGCAAGGATGGCGGCCGTCACACCCGAACCGCAGGTCGTGATGATGGGGGCCGACGAGCTTGGCAGCAGGTCTTTCAGGTCGCTGGCTGCCTTGAGCGTCCCGTCGGGATTGATCAACTCGCTGGACGGGACACTTGCGCTGCCCGGGATGTGCCCGGACGGGAGGCCCTCGCGCGGCTCCGGCGCCTCGGCTGTGAACCGGCCCTTCGCGCGGGCATCCACAATGGTATGCGATCCGGCTGCGGACGCGGCGGCGACCTGGTTGATATCCTTGACGAGATCGCTGCGGACGCGGGCCGTGAAGTGGCGTTCCACGGACACCGGCGGCATGTCTTCCAGTTCACCGCCTTCGGCTTTCCAGGCTGACAGGCCGCCATCCAGCACTGTCACATCATTGTGGCCCATGACGCGCAGCATCCACCAGACGCGGGCAGCAGCGCAGAAATTGTTGTTGTCATAGACGACCACCCGGTTGCCATCGCCGATGCCCAGCTTGCGCACGCGGGATGAGAACATGATCGGATCGGGCAGCATGTGTGGCAGGTCCGTGCCGCCAGCCTTGATGGCGTCGATGTCGAAATGGACTGCTCCGGGGATGTGCGCTTCGGCCCAGTCGTCGCGGCCGGTCTTCTCTACCTTGAGGAAGGGAGCGTAGTAGGTCGCGTCAACGACGCGGATATCGGGCGCCGAGAGATTCTGCTTCAGCCAGCCAGCGGTGACGATGGGGTCTCCCGTTTCCATTCCTTACCCTTTGATCCATGGCGGAACCGGCAAATCTTTCGATCGCAGGAATTCCGGATTGAATAGTTTCGACTGGTAGCGATTGCCGTAGTCGCAGAGTATCGTAACGATCGTGTGGCCGGGGCCAAGATCCTTCGCCATTTTTACTGCACCAGCGATATTGATGCCTGAAGACCCGCCAAGGCAGAGACCTTCATGCTGGACGAGGTCGAACAGCACGTTCAGCGCCTCGGTGTCGGTGCAGCGATAGGCCCGGTCCACCACGATGTCTTCCAGGTTCGCTGTGATCCGGCCCTGGCCGATACCTTCGGTGATCGAGGTGCCTTCGGACTTCAGGACGCCGTTTGTGAAATACTCGTACATCGCCGCGCCGCCCGGATCGGCAAGGCCGATCTGGACCGACTCACGCTTCTCTTTCAGCGCCATCGAAATGCCGCCCAGCGTTCCGCCGGAGCCCACGGCGCAGATGAAAGCATCGAGCTTGCCGTCGGTCTGGGTCCAGATTTCCTGGCCCGTCGTGTCGTAGTGGGCCTTGCGGTTGGACACGTTGTCGAACTGATTGGCCCAGATGGCGCCGTTCGGTTCGCTCTTGGCGAGGTCTTCTGCGAGGCGGCGGGAATAATGCTGGTAGTTGTTCGGATTGGCGTAGGGGACCGCATCCACTTCGATCAACTCGGCGCCGAGCAAGCGGATCGCGTCTTTCTTCTCCTGGCTCTGCGTGCGGGGCATGACGATCACCACCCGGTAGCCGAGCGCCGCGCCGACCAGCGCAAGGCCGATGCCGGTATTGCCGGCCGTGCCTTCCACGATCGTGCCGCCGGGCTTCAGGTCTCCGGCTGCTTCCGCATCGCGCACAATCCCGAGGGCGGGGCGGTCCTTCACGGACTGGCCGGGGTTCAGGAATTCACATTTGCCGAGGATCTCGCAGCCTGTCTCGTCAGAGACCTTGTTGAGGCGGAGAAGCGGTGTGTTTCCGATGAGCTCGATAACGGAACGGTAGGTTTGCATGTCGGCGATTTCCAGGTCGGTTTCCGGGTTGAGCCGGGAAGCTAGGGCGCCCCGCGTGGCAGGACAACCGTCGCAGGGTGCGCTTCCCCTAAACTGATCCATCATCTGTCCTGTCGCGTAAACAGGCTATGCGAACCCTGACCCACGGAATTCTTGCGCTTATGCTCGGCCTCGGACTGGCGGCGACCGGACCTGCGGCTGCAGACAACATGCCTGCTGAAGGCGCTTTCGCCTGGACGCCGCGCGACGGGGATGTGATCAGATTTGATGTCCGCCGGCAGGGAAAACCTTTCGGCACACACGAAGTGCGGTTCGATGTCCTGCCCGACGGGATGATCGAAGCGCAAACGAAAGTGAAGCTGCGCGCAGGCTTCGGCCCCATCCCGCTCTATCGGTATGACCTGCAGGCCACCGAGCGCTGGCAGGATGGCCGGCTCGTCGGCCTGGATGGCGAGGTCTACAAGGACGGCAAGGAAGGTTCGGTCACCGCGCAGGTGGACGGGGATGTCATCGACGTGGACGGGACCGGCTTCGACGGTACCGTGCCGGTCAACACGATCCCCGCGAGCCACTGGAACATTGCCCAGACAAAGGCAAGCATGCTGCTTTCGTCGGAAAACGGCCAGCTGATCGACGTTTCAGTCCGTCCGGAAGGCCGCGAGACGCTGGAAATCGCGGGCCAGACCATCGAAGCGAACAAGTTTCTGCTCGATTCCGATATCGATGTGACGCTCTGGTACGATGATGCCGGCAGATGGCTGAAACTGTCGTTCTCAGCACGCGGCCAGGAAATCGACTATGTGCTGGAAGCGCCTTACTGGCGCGATCAGGGCTAGCGGCAGGGGTGCCGCACGGCCCGGATAGATCAAATTTCATCGATCCGGCTTCCTCCCCGTTCACGCATTTTTCGTAAAAGTGATTCCACCCGATGTTCTTCCGGTGGGAAGGGGGAATTCGGGACAT
Proteins encoded in this region:
- a CDS encoding DUF6134 family protein — its product is MRTLTHGILALMLGLGLAATGPAAADNMPAEGAFAWTPRDGDVIRFDVRRQGKPFGTHEVRFDVLPDGMIEAQTKVKLRAGFGPIPLYRYDLQATERWQDGRLVGLDGEVYKDGKEGSVTAQVDGDVIDVDGTGFDGTVPVNTIPASHWNIAQTKASMLLSSENGQLIDVSVRPEGRETLEIAGQTIEANKFLLDSDIDVTLWYDDAGRWLKLSFSARGQEIDYVLEAPYWRDQG
- the metC gene encoding cystathionine beta-lyase gives rise to the protein MKRPETRIIHTRGARLGSVTVNPPVERASTVLFKTEKALYDSKPGYGRMGLGVHRELEAALCELEGGTHVRLAANGLQACALAIASCVESGGHILFPDSAYGPTARFCERRLKYMGVSATRYDPRIGAGIADMIRPETQAIFIESPGSLTFEVSDIPAITAAARERGVTTIADNTWGAGYFLKPLELGADIVVQAMTKYIVGHADGFGGAVVTSDTRIYNRIAMASEDFGISLSADEAYVCLRGMRTLHTRLRAHEAGALELANWLAERPEVSEVLHPALPSSPDHELWKRDFSGSSGLFGVVLNAIPEGGMDRFLGALHLFGMGFSWGGYESLLIPCDHQLTRSKDSWTASRAGPLLRIHVGLEAVSDLKAELDSAFAALKGPA
- a CDS encoding cysteine synthase A encodes the protein MQTYRSVIELIGNTPLLRLNKVSDETGCEILGKCEFLNPGQSVKDRPALGIVRDAEAAGDLKPGGTIVEGTAGNTGIGLALVGAALGYRVVIVMPRTQSQEKKDAIRLLGAELIEVDAVPYANPNNYQHYSRRLAEDLAKSEPNGAIWANQFDNVSNRKAHYDTTGQEIWTQTDGKLDAFICAVGSGGTLGGISMALKEKRESVQIGLADPGGAAMYEYFTNGVLKSEGTSITEGIGQGRITANLEDIVVDRAYRCTDTEALNVLFDLVQHEGLCLGGSSGINIAGAVKMAKDLGPGHTIVTILCDYGNRYQSKLFNPEFLRSKDLPVPPWIKG
- a CDS encoding sulfurtransferase, giving the protein METGDPIVTAGWLKQNLSAPDIRVVDATYYAPFLKVEKTGRDDWAEAHIPGAVHFDIDAIKAGGTDLPHMLPDPIMFSSRVRKLGIGDGNRVVVYDNNNFCAAARVWWMLRVMGHNDVTVLDGGLSAWKAEGGELEDMPPVSVERHFTARVRSDLVKDINQVAAASAAGSHTIVDARAKGRFTAEAPEPREGLPSGHIPGSASVPSSELINPDGTLKAASDLKDLLPSSSAPIITTCGSGVTAAILALGYARLGNWDVSVYDGSWTEWASDPSRPVATGAA